Within Sphingobium aromaticiconvertens, the genomic segment GGAAAAAATCTGCTTTGCGGTGACAGAGCCGAACACCGGCCTCGACACCACCAAGCTCAAGACTCGCGCTGAAAAGGTCGAAGGCGGCTATCGCGTCAATGGCGAGAAAATCTGGATCACCAACGCGCATGTCGCGGACCGGATGATGCTGCTCGCGCGCACCACGCCGCTGGACGAGGTGAAGAACAAGACGCATGGCCTGTCGCTCTTTTTCACGAAGCTGGACCGGGAGAAGGTCGCGCATCAGCTGATCCCCAAAATGGGCCGTCATGCGGTCGGATCGAACATGCTGTTCATCACTGACCTGTTCATCCCCGACGAGGATTTGATCGGGGAGGAGGGTCAGGGGTTCAAGATCATCCTGAAAGGCCTTAATCCCGAGCGCATCCTGCTGGGGGCGGAGGCGATTGGCATCGGCCGCAATGCGATCCAGCGAGCGGCGCGCTATGCCCGCGAACGGATCGTGTTCGACCGGCCGATCGGGATGAATCAAGGCATCCAGCACCCCCTCGCCAAATGCTGGATGCAATTGGAGGCGGCGAACCTGATGGTGATGCAGGCCGCGATCAAGTTCGACAAAGGCGAGGATTGCGGGGTGGAGGCGAATGCCGGAAAATACCTCGCCGCCGAATGTGCGTTCGAGGCGTGCCATACGGCCATGCTGACGCTGGGCGGCATGGGCTATGCACAAGAATATCATGTCGAACGGCTGCTGCGCGAGGTATTGATACCGCGCACCGCGCCGGTTAGCCCGCACATGATCCTGAACTTCATCGCGGAAAAAGTGCTGGATCTGCCCAAATCCTACTGATGCCAAAGGATGAGATATTTCAATGCCGAATGCCCCTCTCCAGAAAATGCGCTCCTGGCTGTTCGCACCGGGCGACAGCGAGAAGAAAATGGCCAAGGCCGCCGAGGGGTCGGCCGACATTGCCCTGTTCGACCTGGAGGATGCGGTCGCGACGGAGAATAAGCCGCTCGCACGGACAATCGTCCATGATTTCCTGGCGAGCCATGCCGTGGGGCGTGAGCGGCTGTGGGTGCGCGTCAACCCGCTCGACGGGCCGCATACGCTGGACGATCTGGTCGCGATCATGCCCGCGCGACCCGGCGGGATCATGCTGCCCAAAGTCTATGGGCGGCAGGATGTCGAGTTGCTGGACCATTATCTGACGGCGTTGGAGGTGGCGAACGGAATCGAACGCGGATCGACCCCGGTGATTGTGCTGGTGACGGAAACGGCAGAGGCCATGTTCCATACCGGCGACTATAAGGGCGCGCCGCGTGTCGTCGCGCTGACCTGGGGGGCGGAGGATCTGGCGGATTCGATCGGGGCCAGTTCCAATCGCAATGCCGATGGCAGCTATGGCTTCACCTATGAACTGGCGCGGTCGATGTGCCTGCTGGGCGCGGCCACCGCGGGCGTCACGGCGATCGAGACGATCCAGGGCGATTTCCGCGATCTAGACAGCCTGAAGGCCCGCGCCGAAAAGGTACGGCGCGACGGTTATCGCGGGATGCTGGCCATCCACCCGGCGCAGGTCGACGTCATCAACGCGGCGTTCACCCCCACGGAGGAGGAAATCGCCGAGGCGCAGGCGATCGTCGATATTTTCGCCGCCAATCCGGGTGTCGGCGCGATCGGCTATAAGGGCGGGATGCTCGACCGGCCCTATCTGTCGCGGGCCGAGCAATTGCTGAAACAGGCCGGTCGCGGATGATCCAGACCGACGCCACCGGGCTGGACCTCAGCCAATATCTGCGCCGGGGCGACCGCATCGTCTTCGGTCAGGCGTGCGGTGAGCCGGTGGCATTGGTCGAGGCGCTGATTGCGCAGGGGCGGGACATTGGCGACCTGTCGGCCTTCATCGCCACCAGTTTTTCCGGTGCCTTCACGCCCGATAGCGCCGACAGCTTCGCGCTTTCCAGCATGGGGGCGATCGGTGCCCTGCGGTCGATGACGAAAGTGGGCAAGCTGTCGGTCATCCCAGTCCATGTCAGTCAGGTTGGCCCGATGATAAGCGCCGGGATCATCGGTTGCGATGTGGCGATGATCCAGGTCAGCCCCGCAGATGCCGATGGCAATCATAGTTGCGGCCTCATCAGCGACTATGTGCGAGCTGCCGTCGACAAGGCGCGAGTGGTGATCGCCGAAGTGAATGCGGCTGTGCCCTTCACTCCCGGCGAAATAATCCCATCCTCCATCATCGACGTGGCTATCCATGTGTCCCGTCCGCCGGTCGCGGTATCGCCTGCCGTTATCAGCGCGACCGACGAAACGATCGCGCGGCATTGCGCCGCCTATATCGGTGACGGATCGGTGATTCAGACGGGCGTTGGC encodes:
- a CDS encoding acyl-CoA dehydrogenase family protein, which produces MDFAFTEDQRNIRDAVLNHCSQFSDDYWLERDREGAFCDDFYASMADAGWLGIAMPESVGGAGLGITEAAIMMQAVAEAGGGMTAASTIHGPVFSLEPIDLFGTEEQKQRMIPPVLSGVEKICFAVTEPNTGLDTTKLKTRAEKVEGGYRVNGEKIWITNAHVADRMMLLARTTPLDEVKNKTHGLSLFFTKLDREKVAHQLIPKMGRHAVGSNMLFITDLFIPDEDLIGEEGQGFKIILKGLNPERILLGAEAIGIGRNAIQRAARYARERIVFDRPIGMNQGIQHPLAKCWMQLEAANLMVMQAAIKFDKGEDCGVEANAGKYLAAECAFEACHTAMLTLGGMGYAQEYHVERLLREVLIPRTAPVSPHMILNFIAEKVLDLPKSY
- a CDS encoding CoA ester lyase, which encodes MPNAPLQKMRSWLFAPGDSEKKMAKAAEGSADIALFDLEDAVATENKPLARTIVHDFLASHAVGRERLWVRVNPLDGPHTLDDLVAIMPARPGGIMLPKVYGRQDVELLDHYLTALEVANGIERGSTPVIVLVTETAEAMFHTGDYKGAPRVVALTWGAEDLADSIGASSNRNADGSYGFTYELARSMCLLGAATAGVTAIETIQGDFRDLDSLKARAEKVRRDGYRGMLAIHPAQVDVINAAFTPTEEEIAEAQAIVDIFAANPGVGAIGYKGGMLDRPYLSRAEQLLKQAGRG